The Bubalus bubalis isolate 160015118507 breed Murrah chromosome 1, NDDB_SH_1, whole genome shotgun sequence genome includes a region encoding these proteins:
- the OLIG2 gene encoding oligodendrocyte transcription factor 2: MDSDASLVSSRPSSPEPDDLFLPARSKGSGGGGFTGGTVSSSTPSDCPPDLSAELRGAMGAAGAHPGDKLGGGGGGGFKSSSSSTSSSTSSAAASSTKKDKKQMTEPELQQLRLKINSRERKRMHDLNIAMDGLREVMPYAHGPSVRKLSKIATLLLARNYILMLTNSLEEMKRLVSEIYGGHHAGFHPSACGGLAHSAPLPAATAHPAAAAHAAHHPAVHHPILPPAAAAAAAAAAAAAVSSASLPGSGLSSVGSIRPPHGLLKSPAAAAAAAAPLGGGGGSGGGTGGFQHWGGMPCPCSMCQVPPPHHHVSAMGAGSLPRLTSDAK; the protein is encoded by the coding sequence ATGGACTCGGACGCCAGCCTGGTGTCTAGCCGGCCGTCGTCGCCGGAGCCCGATGACCTTTTCCTGCCGGCCCGGAGCAAGGGCAGCGGGGGCGGCGGCTTCACGGGGGGCACCGTGTCGTCGTCCACGCCGAGCGACTGCCCGCCGGATCTGAGCGCCGAGCTGCGCGGTGCCATGGGCGCGGCGGGCGCGCACCCGGGGGACAAgctgggcggcggcggcggcggcggcttcAAGTCATCCTCGTCCAGCACCTCTTCGTCCACGTCGTCGGCGGCCGCGTCGTCCACCAAGAAGGATAAGAAACAGATGACGGAGCCCGAGCTGCAGCAGCTGCGCCTCAAGATCAACAGCCGCGAGCGCAAGCGGATGCACGACCTCAACATCGCCATGGACGGGCTGCGCGAGGTCATGCCGTACGCGCACGGCCCGTCGGTGCGCAAGCTCTCCAAGATCGCCACGTTGCTGCTGGCGCGCAACTACATCCTCATGCTCACCAACTCGCTGGAGGAGATGAAGCGACTGGTGAGCGAGATCTACGGAGGCCACCACGCCGGCTTCCACCCGTCGGCCTGCGGCGGCCTGGCGCACTCGGCGCCCCTGCCCGCCGCCACGGCTCATCCGGCGGCCGCGGCGCACGCGGCGCACCACCCGGCCGTGCACCATCCCATCCTGCCTccggctgccgccgccgccgccgcggccgcagccgccgccgcggTGTCCAGCGCCTCCCTGCCCGGCTCCGGGTTGTCGTCGGTCGGCTCCATTCGGCCCCCTCACGGCCTGCTCAAGtctccggcggcggcggcggcggcggcggctccgcTGGGGGGCGGAGGCGGCAGCGGCGGGGGCACTGGCGGCTTCCAGCACTGGGGCGGCatgccctgcccctgcagcaTGTGCCAGGTGCCCCCGCCGCACCACCACGTGTCGGCCATGGGCGCCGGCAGCCTGCCGCGCCTCACCTCGGACGCCAAGTGA